In Candidatus Defluviibacterium haderslevense, the following are encoded in one genomic region:
- the rplT gene encoding 50S ribosomal protein L20, which produces MPRSVNAVASRQRRKKILKAARGYFSGRSKVYTVAKNALERAMKYAFVHRRQKKRAFRRLWIARINAAVRTHDLSYSRFIDMLHKNNINLNRKVLADLALHHPTVFAAIVAKVKK; this is translated from the coding sequence ATGCCTCGTTCAGTAAATGCAGTAGCATCCAGACAAAGAAGAAAAAAAATCCTCAAAGCCGCAAGAGGTTATTTTAGCGGTCGTTCTAAAGTTTATACTGTAGCTAAAAACGCCCTTGAGCGTGCTATGAAGTATGCATTTGTTCATAGACGTCAGAAAAAACGTGCCTTCAGACGCTTGTGGATTGCAAGAATAAATGCAGCAGTAAGAACTCATGATTTAAGTTATTCAAGATTCATTGATATGTTACACAAAAACAATATCAACTTAAATCGTAAAGTGTTAGCTGATCTAGCTTTACACCATCCAACGGTGTTCGCTGCAATAGTAGCTAAGGTCAAAAAATAA
- the rpmI gene encoding 50S ribosomal protein L35: MPKVKTHSGAKKRMKLTGTGKVKTFQANTSHLMRNKSKKAKRRNRTSTVAHPSEQARLKALLGIF, encoded by the coding sequence ATGCCAAAGGTAAAAACCCATTCAGGGGCAAAAAAGAGAATGAAGTTGACAGGAACTGGAAAAGTCAAGACTTTTCAAGCTAATACCTCTCACTTAATGCGTAATAAAAGCAAAAAAGCTAAGCGCCGTAATCGAACTAGCACCGTGGCACATCCATCAGAGCAAGCTCGGTTGAAAGCCTTATTAGGAATATTTTAA
- a CDS encoding translation initiation factor IF-3, whose translation MRKKPSYLDELRSQFRINDQIRNHSIRLVGDNFDEISTLVGKPVEAGIVDTQTAIKWAFDLGMDLVEITAKSDPPVCKITDFNKFLYLKRKKEKEIKAKTAKVVIKEIRFGPNTDDHDFEFKVKHGIKFLEEGAKIKAYVQFKGRAIVFKDRGELILLRFMKELEPYGSAEELPRLEGKRMYVILTAKKGTAKT comes from the coding sequence ATTAGAAAAAAACCATCCTACCTGGACGAATTAAGAAGCCAGTTTCGAATTAATGATCAAATCCGTAACCACTCCATAAGACTCGTTGGTGATAATTTTGATGAAATTAGTACTTTAGTTGGAAAACCCGTTGAAGCAGGTATTGTTGATACCCAGACCGCTATAAAGTGGGCTTTCGATTTGGGTATGGACTTAGTAGAAATTACAGCTAAATCCGATCCTCCGGTCTGCAAAATAACAGATTTTAACAAATTTCTTTACTTAAAACGTAAGAAAGAGAAAGAAATTAAAGCGAAAACGGCTAAAGTCGTTATTAAAGAAATACGTTTTGGCCCAAATACAGATGACCATGATTTTGAATTCAAAGTAAAACATGGAATCAAATTCCTTGAAGAAGGGGCTAAAATTAAAGCTTATGTTCAGTTTAAAGGTCGTGCTATAGTCTTCAAAGACCGTGGCGAGTTGATTTTACTGCGATTTATGAAAGAATTAGAACCCTATGGTTCCGCCGAAGAACTTCCTAGATTAGAAGGAAAAAGGATGTATGTAATCCTTACTGCAAAAAAAGGTACTGCAAAAACATAA
- a CDS encoding ATP-dependent Clp protease ATP-binding subunit, which produces MNKRFSQKVKKVLSNSREEALRLGHDYIGTEHILLGMIAEKDTVAISVLKSLKIDLNLLKERIEEAIPVKKGEEAAFQVGNLPLNKQAEKVLKFTYLEAKISKEDEIYPEHLLLSILKHHDNLACVILDQFHVDYEAYRSELDYISQHSNIEDIPEITSSSSDSESFDEEQSSSSTYSKKPNTKSTTPVLDNYGRDVTRLAEEGKLDPIIGREEEIERVSQILSRRKKNNPILIGEPGVGKTAIVEGLALRIMLKKVSRTLFNKRIVMLDLAALVAGTKYRGQFEERIKAIMNELEKSRDVILFIDEIHTIIGAGGATGSLDASNIFKPALARGELQCIGASTLDEYRQHIEKDGALDRRFQKVMINPPSVEEAYQILHNIKSKYEEFHSVTYSDEAIKACVKLSDRYISDRFLPDKAIDVLDEVGARVHLKNIHVPKHIEEIEAQIDSIKEQKNIAVKSQQYEKAADLRDIESKLQKKLEQAKQEWDDEAKSTRFPVNEEDIAEVVAMMTGIPVKKVAQSESIKLVNMGDQLKKSIIGQDEIISKITKAIQRNRVGLKDPKKPIGSFIFLGPTGVGKTEMAKALSRFLFDSEDALVRLDMSEYMEKFTVSRLIGAPPGYVGYEEGGQLTEKVRRKPYAVILLDEIEKAHPDVYNILLQVLDEGLLTDGLGRKVDFKNTIIIMTSNIGARQLKDFGQGVGFATQTRMEHADDHAKGVIQNALKKTFSPEFLNRIDDVLVFNNLEKKDMLQIIQIVVASLLKRIDQMGFELILNDDAVDFLADKGFDPQFGARPLHRAVQKYLEDPLAEFILQENPPAGSKLKAVMNESKDGINIILATKVGTAKKS; this is translated from the coding sequence ATGAATAAAAGGTTTTCTCAAAAAGTCAAAAAAGTGTTGTCCAATAGCCGCGAAGAAGCATTGCGCTTGGGCCACGATTATATCGGTACTGAACATATACTTTTAGGCATGATTGCTGAAAAGGATACCGTAGCCATTTCAGTATTAAAATCACTTAAGATTGACTTAAATCTATTAAAAGAACGCATCGAAGAGGCTATTCCGGTTAAAAAAGGTGAAGAAGCCGCTTTTCAGGTTGGGAATCTTCCCTTGAATAAACAGGCAGAAAAGGTACTAAAATTCACTTATCTTGAAGCTAAAATAAGTAAGGAGGATGAAATTTATCCTGAGCATCTACTATTGTCCATATTAAAACATCATGATAATCTAGCTTGTGTGATATTGGATCAATTTCATGTTGATTATGAAGCCTATAGATCTGAGTTAGATTATATCTCACAACACTCCAATATTGAAGACATCCCTGAAATTACATCATCGTCCAGTGATTCTGAATCTTTTGATGAAGAACAAAGCTCAAGTTCAACCTATTCTAAAAAGCCAAATACCAAGTCTACCACGCCTGTTTTGGATAATTATGGTCGTGATGTAACCCGCCTTGCAGAAGAGGGAAAATTAGACCCAATTATCGGGCGAGAAGAAGAAATTGAGCGGGTTTCTCAGATATTGAGTAGGAGAAAGAAAAATAATCCCATTTTAATTGGTGAACCGGGAGTAGGTAAAACAGCCATTGTTGAGGGATTAGCCTTAAGAATCATGCTAAAAAAAGTCTCAAGGACCCTATTCAATAAACGAATTGTTATGTTGGATTTGGCTGCACTTGTAGCGGGAACCAAGTATAGAGGACAATTCGAAGAACGAATTAAAGCCATCATGAATGAATTGGAAAAATCAAGAGACGTGATCTTGTTTATTGATGAAATTCATACCATCATTGGTGCTGGTGGCGCAACAGGTTCCTTGGATGCCTCAAATATTTTCAAACCTGCATTAGCCAGGGGTGAATTGCAGTGTATTGGCGCATCTACATTAGATGAATACAGACAACATATTGAGAAAGATGGTGCTTTAGATCGAAGATTTCAAAAAGTCATGATCAACCCACCAAGTGTGGAGGAAGCGTATCAGATTCTACACAATATCAAGTCAAAATACGAGGAATTTCATTCCGTTACCTACTCTGATGAGGCCATTAAAGCTTGTGTAAAATTGAGTGACCGATATATTTCTGATCGATTTTTACCGGATAAAGCTATAGATGTTTTGGATGAAGTTGGAGCAAGAGTCCATTTAAAAAACATCCATGTTCCCAAACATATTGAGGAAATTGAAGCACAGATAGATAGTATCAAAGAGCAAAAAAATATCGCGGTAAAAAGCCAGCAATATGAAAAAGCAGCCGATCTACGGGATATTGAATCTAAACTTCAAAAGAAACTGGAACAGGCTAAGCAAGAGTGGGATGATGAAGCTAAGTCTACCCGATTCCCGGTTAATGAAGAAGATATAGCAGAAGTAGTGGCCATGATGACGGGCATTCCTGTTAAAAAAGTAGCCCAAAGTGAAAGTATAAAATTGGTCAATATGGGTGACCAACTCAAGAAATCTATCATTGGTCAGGATGAAATCATATCTAAAATTACCAAGGCTATTCAACGGAATCGGGTTGGTTTAAAAGACCCTAAAAAGCCCATAGGTTCATTTATATTCCTGGGGCCTACGGGTGTAGGAAAAACGGAAATGGCTAAAGCTTTGTCAAGATTCTTGTTTGACTCTGAAGATGCATTGGTCCGATTAGATATGAGTGAATATATGGAAAAATTCACAGTATCACGTTTAATAGGAGCTCCTCCGGGATATGTTGGCTACGAAGAAGGTGGACAATTGACTGAGAAAGTAAGACGTAAGCCATATGCTGTAATTCTATTGGATGAAATTGAGAAAGCACATCCGGATGTATATAATATCCTTTTACAGGTTTTAGATGAAGGATTATTAACGGATGGTTTAGGACGAAAAGTAGATTTTAAAAATACGATCATAATTATGACCTCCAATATCGGAGCTCGTCAGCTTAAGGATTTTGGTCAGGGAGTAGGTTTTGCTACCCAAACGAGAATGGAACATGCCGATGATCATGCTAAAGGTGTTATCCAAAATGCACTCAAGAAAACGTTTTCACCGGAATTTCTAAATCGAATAGATGACGTCCTGGTGTTTAATAATCTTGAGAAAAAAGATATGCTACAAATTATCCAAATTGTAGTAGCCTCCCTTTTGAAAAGAATCGATCAAATGGGGTTTGAGTTAATCCTCAATGATGACGCTGTTGATTTCTTAGCTGATAAAGGTTTTGACCCACAATTTGGAGCTCGCCCTTTGCACCGTGCGGTTCAAAAATACTTAGAAGATCCACTAGCTGAATTTATCTTACAGGAAAATCCACCTGCAGGTAGTAAACTGAAAGCTGTAATGAACGAATCAAAAGACGGAATCAACATCATTCTAGCAACTAAAGTAGGTACTGCGAAAAAATCTTAG
- a CDS encoding STAS domain-containing protein, which produces MKYQIDKQERYSIFSLEEANLNSIIAPQLKSEFVFFRNEGVRNLIFDLKDVDYIDSSGLSSILTANRIWKDYGAFVLVNMNSESVKKLIEISKLDSILTIIPTIEEAVEYVHMEDLERELNEEEE; this is translated from the coding sequence ATGAAATATCAGATAGACAAACAAGAACGCTACTCCATTTTTAGCTTGGAAGAGGCCAATTTAAACTCGATTATTGCCCCACAATTGAAATCTGAGTTTGTTTTCTTTAGAAATGAGGGTGTAAGAAATCTTATTTTCGATTTAAAGGATGTCGATTATATTGATTCAAGCGGATTGAGTTCAATATTAACAGCCAATCGTATTTGGAAAGATTATGGTGCGTTTGTACTGGTTAATATGAATAGTGAAAGTGTAAAAAAACTAATAGAAATTTCGAAGTTAGACAGTATACTTACTATAATTCCCACCATTGAAGAAGCCGTAGAATACGTTCACATGGAAGATCTAGAACGGGAATTAAATGAGGAAGAAGAATAG
- a CDS encoding ribonuclease Z translates to MRKKNSRTFELLILGSSSAMPSADRFPSAQVLNIQEELFLIDCGEATQNRLFEHRTHWNRITYILISHMHGDHVFGLPGLITTFCHLGRQEPLILVGPEGLEEFLNASIQYSHSHLTFEIKYIKVNHLNTECIFDDGELVIQTIPLNHRVPTVGYLFKLNMITRKLNLDKMESLSIPVHEFKKITQGEDISDKEGTVYHAEDLSSVESWHCSYAYCSDTKYNEAIIPLIDQVDVLYHETTYLNELADKAEATGHATAYQAATLALKARVGALVTGHYSSRYKSLYPLLEECKTIFENTILGKEGLKIDIAELKKNIQIKNLK, encoded by the coding sequence ATGAGGAAGAAGAATAGTAGAACTTTTGAATTGTTAATTTTGGGGAGTAGTTCTGCAATGCCCTCAGCAGACAGATTTCCAAGTGCTCAAGTCCTTAATATTCAAGAAGAGTTATTCCTTATCGATTGTGGTGAGGCTACACAAAACAGATTGTTCGAGCATAGAACCCACTGGAACAGAATAACGTATATTTTAATTTCTCACATGCATGGCGACCATGTTTTTGGATTGCCGGGCTTAATAACAACCTTCTGCCATTTAGGAAGGCAAGAACCTTTAATTTTGGTCGGACCTGAGGGATTGGAAGAATTTCTGAATGCCTCCATACAATATAGTCATTCACATTTGACTTTTGAAATTAAGTATATTAAAGTCAATCATTTGAATACCGAGTGTATTTTTGATGATGGAGAATTGGTCATACAAACCATCCCATTAAACCATCGCGTGCCAACTGTGGGTTATCTCTTCAAATTAAATATGATAACCCGGAAACTTAATTTGGATAAAATGGAATCGTTATCTATCCCTGTTCATGAATTCAAAAAAATTACTCAAGGTGAAGATATTTCAGATAAAGAAGGTACCGTATACCATGCAGAAGATTTATCATCTGTTGAATCCTGGCATTGTTCCTATGCCTATTGTAGTGATACAAAATACAATGAAGCAATAATACCCTTGATTGATCAAGTTGATGTACTGTATCATGAAACAACCTACTTAAATGAATTGGCTGATAAAGCTGAAGCTACCGGACATGCTACAGCTTATCAAGCTGCAACTTTAGCGTTGAAAGCTCGTGTTGGAGCCTTGGTGACGGGTCATTATTCATCAAGATATAAATCATTGTATCCATTATTGGAAGAATGCAAAACCATTTTTGAGAACACGATACTAGGAAAAGAAGGATTAAAAATTGATATTGCTGAATTAAAAAAAAACATCCAAATTAAAAACTTGAAATAA
- a CDS encoding tetratricopeptide repeat protein, translated as MKPKKQVKSEFIPQTHTSVQSSFIDSKNYWWFVGIALLLTSVAYFPNLFADFVTWDDGDYVMDNEIIRNFDHFSKFFTTSIQGNYHPITMISLAINYAISGDDASSYHLFNIIFHLINVVLVFKFICILTKDNYFIAFFTALFFGIHPLHVESVAWVSERKDVLYTLFFLMGLMSYIKLLDTGNKKYYWITFLWFILSLASKPAAIIFPVALFTLDYVRSRTWSMKWIYEKIPFFLCAAFMVYLTLHAQKTAGATDTSNYFNISKRILFASYGHMMYIVKMIWPFNLATFYPFPPINENLSKIYFFAPFFTLGIAYLCWKGWKENRSFSFGILFFTVNLLLVLQFFIVGSAIIADRYTYIPYIGLFFSIGWWLDSRWVQNQKFLLIGIMLIAIFFTYLSNQQVRTWNNTAALWDGAIKNYPSAKAYTNRAYIHQLKGEYDKALLYYDKSIKYNVTDPEVYANKGSIYYAQDKDSLALYEYNRALAINPNHLESLNGRGSVYGKFNKSDLAIADFSLAITKDPTYQLSYKNRAAAYVLIKRYDDAINDYKKFLEMNPEDIEAMVNMGAVYLNKGDINSSVDMCKKAIQKDPKFIKAYINIGGAYSNSKDYSNALLYLNKAFELDSTNEENLKFLSLTYVSMGNMNKALSYYAISQRNNKAK; from the coding sequence ATGAAACCAAAGAAGCAAGTAAAAAGTGAATTCATTCCGCAAACCCATACAAGTGTTCAATCCTCATTCATTGATTCAAAAAACTATTGGTGGTTTGTTGGAATTGCATTATTATTAACTTCTGTTGCTTATTTTCCAAATCTATTTGCTGATTTTGTAACCTGGGACGATGGTGATTATGTCATGGACAATGAGATCATTCGAAATTTTGATCACTTTAGTAAATTTTTTACAACTTCCATTCAAGGAAATTATCATCCGATCACCATGATCAGTTTAGCCATTAATTATGCTATTTCAGGAGATGATGCTTCCTCATATCACTTATTCAATATCATCTTTCATTTGATCAATGTAGTTTTAGTATTTAAATTCATTTGTATACTCACTAAGGATAATTATTTCATCGCTTTTTTTACCGCTTTGTTTTTTGGGATTCACCCTTTGCATGTTGAGTCTGTGGCCTGGGTATCCGAGCGCAAAGATGTATTGTATACACTCTTTTTCTTAATGGGTTTGATGAGTTATATTAAATTATTGGATACAGGGAATAAAAAATATTATTGGATTACCTTTCTTTGGTTTATTCTTTCATTGGCTTCAAAACCTGCTGCTATTATTTTTCCAGTTGCTTTATTTACTTTAGATTATGTAAGAAGCAGAACATGGTCTATGAAATGGATTTATGAAAAAATTCCATTTTTCCTATGTGCTGCCTTCATGGTTTATTTGACTTTGCATGCTCAAAAAACTGCAGGAGCTACGGACACTTCGAATTACTTTAATATTAGTAAACGAATATTATTTGCATCGTACGGACATATGATGTATATAGTTAAAATGATTTGGCCTTTTAATTTAGCTACATTTTACCCCTTTCCACCAATCAATGAGAACTTATCGAAAATTTATTTTTTTGCACCATTTTTTACATTAGGTATAGCTTATTTGTGTTGGAAGGGATGGAAAGAGAATAGATCTTTTAGTTTTGGAATTTTATTTTTTACAGTTAATCTATTGTTAGTGTTGCAATTTTTTATTGTTGGTAGTGCTATCATTGCCGATCGATATACCTATATACCATACATCGGATTATTTTTTAGTATAGGGTGGTGGTTGGATTCCAGATGGGTTCAAAATCAAAAGTTTCTGCTTATAGGTATAATGCTCATTGCCATTTTCTTTACATATCTAAGTAATCAACAAGTAAGAACATGGAATAATACAGCAGCTCTATGGGACGGAGCAATAAAAAATTATCCCAGTGCAAAAGCCTATACCAATAGAGCCTATATTCATCAGTTGAAAGGTGAATATGATAAAGCTTTATTGTATTATGACAAGTCCATTAAGTATAATGTAACAGATCCGGAAGTCTACGCCAATAAAGGTTCTATTTATTATGCACAGGATAAAGACAGTCTGGCATTGTATGAATACAATCGGGCTCTAGCCATCAATCCCAATCATTTAGAATCCTTAAATGGACGAGGATCTGTATACGGAAAATTCAATAAATCAGATTTAGCCATTGCGGATTTTAGTCTTGCTATTACTAAAGATCCTACCTATCAATTGAGCTATAAAAATAGGGCAGCTGCATACGTTTTAATAAAGCGATATGATGATGCGATTAATGACTACAAAAAATTTCTTGAAATGAATCCTGAGGATATTGAAGCCATGGTGAATATGGGCGCTGTATATTTAAATAAAGGTGACATTAATTCTTCAGTGGATATGTGTAAAAAAGCCATTCAAAAAGATCCAAAATTCATTAAGGCTTATATCAATATTGGAGGGGCTTATTCTAATTCTAAGGATTACTCGAATGCGTTATTGTATTTAAACAAAGCATTTGAATTAGATTCTACAAATGAAGAAAATTTAAAATTCTTAAGTTTGACTTATGTGAGTATGGGGAATATGAATAAAGCACTTTCATATTATGCCATTTCACAAAGGAATAATAAAGCAAAGTAA
- a CDS encoding discoidin domain-containing protein, translating into MKLIYISILMMSSYLLSAQCYPDRHSTNWFDGWVSCHSKTSPNPSNTAGHWLLYDLGNRYKIDKLKIWNSNDPSHLDWGMKEVKVDYSKDSIVWKTIGILDIEKATGTNRYEGMDWLNVTIPDAKFILLTAVSNFGRDSCYGLAEIRFSAEKLNLTQVNEIADHENIQTSISPNPFTELFYANIATTNPEMLTYQCTDITGKIYTSGSIQMEKSNYILKIETKNWPPGSYVLSVRNGRDLTKNSIIKL; encoded by the coding sequence ATGAAATTAATTTATATTTCTATCTTAATGATGAGCTCATACTTACTTTCTGCTCAATGTTATCCTGACCGACATTCTACCAATTGGTTTGATGGATGGGTGTCTTGTCATTCAAAAACATCACCCAATCCAAGTAATACTGCAGGTCATTGGTTGCTGTATGACCTAGGCAATCGCTACAAAATTGATAAACTTAAAATATGGAATTCAAATGATCCATCTCATTTGGATTGGGGCATGAAAGAAGTTAAAGTGGACTATTCCAAAGACAGTATTGTTTGGAAAACCATAGGTATACTGGATATAGAAAAAGCCACCGGAACCAATCGTTATGAAGGTATGGACTGGTTGAATGTAACCATTCCGGATGCTAAATTTATTTTGCTAACTGCTGTTTCTAATTTTGGAAGAGATTCATGTTATGGTCTTGCTGAAATTCGCTTCTCGGCAGAGAAATTGAACCTTACTCAAGTTAATGAAATTGCAGATCATGAAAACATTCAAACGTCAATTTCTCCGAATCCATTTACAGAACTTTTCTATGCCAATATTGCCACAACTAATCCTGAAATGCTTACCTACCAATGCACTGATATTACTGGAAAAATATATACATCTGGTTCTATTCAAATGGAAAAGTCTAATTATATTTTAAAAATAGAAACGAAAAATTGGCCTCCAGGAAGTTATGTATTATCTGTTAGAAATGGACGTGATTTAACTAAAAATTCAATCATTAAGTTATAA
- a CDS encoding DUF1501 domain-containing protein, producing MNMNPKSNSRRKFIGQMSCAALGYTTFYNSFINLQAINALCASNSALDPGYKALVCINLSGGNDSFNMLVPTSTEEYKTYSKTRANLAIPKNELLKLNTLNTPGREFGLHPSLSGLQSMFNKGNAAFISNVGTLLEHTNKTAIYDNKAKLPLGLLSHSDQGMSWQTGIPQSRGNVGWVGRMGDLIQDMNKSKDISMNISLSGSNLLETGKEIVEYVLDPTQGSIGINGYRPDNMYDIVNIAKTKAIDSLLDHQYLDVFQKTYVDVVRNARDGNLLFQGALENGPEIKTTFSDNDFSKSLNMIARTISVHEQLGFKRQVFYVNFYGWDHHDEVLQNQVDMFNIVNDGLVEFYAAMEELNLTKQVATFSISEFGRSLTSNGNGTDHAWGGNSFIIGGDLNGSRIFGDYPALDLESDLNIYDGVVIPTTSVDQYFGELALWMGVMPSDISYVLPNLSNFYNINSGKAPLGFLKI from the coding sequence ATGAACATGAATCCAAAATCAAATTCGCGTAGAAAATTTATAGGGCAGATGAGTTGCGCTGCCTTAGGATATACCACATTCTATAATTCCTTTATCAACTTACAAGCGATCAATGCTTTGTGTGCATCTAATAGTGCCTTGGATCCTGGTTATAAAGCCCTTGTGTGCATTAATCTATCAGGGGGAAATGATTCCTTCAATATGTTGGTACCTACCAGCACAGAAGAATACAAAACCTATAGTAAAACAAGAGCCAATCTGGCTATTCCTAAAAATGAATTACTAAAGTTAAACACATTAAATACACCTGGCCGTGAATTTGGATTACATCCATCATTAAGTGGTTTGCAAAGTATGTTCAATAAAGGTAATGCAGCATTTATTTCCAATGTTGGTACGCTATTGGAACATACCAATAAAACCGCCATATATGATAATAAAGCGAAATTACCATTAGGACTATTATCCCATTCAGATCAGGGGATGAGTTGGCAAACAGGTATCCCACAATCCAGAGGTAATGTGGGTTGGGTTGGACGTATGGGAGATTTAATTCAGGATATGAATAAGTCTAAAGATATTTCTATGAATATTTCCTTATCAGGTAGCAATTTACTGGAAACAGGTAAAGAAATCGTAGAATATGTTTTGGATCCAACTCAGGGAAGTATCGGCATCAATGGTTACCGTCCAGATAATATGTATGATATCGTAAATATTGCGAAAACAAAAGCAATAGATAGTCTTTTGGATCATCAATATTTGGATGTCTTTCAAAAAACCTATGTAGATGTAGTTCGTAACGCTCGGGATGGAAATCTACTGTTTCAGGGCGCATTAGAAAATGGTCCTGAAATCAAAACAACATTTAGCGATAATGACTTTTCTAAGTCTTTAAATATGATCGCGCGTACGATTTCTGTTCATGAACAATTGGGATTCAAACGACAAGTATTTTATGTCAATTTTTATGGTTGGGATCATCACGATGAAGTTCTCCAAAACCAAGTGGACATGTTTAATATTGTTAATGATGGTTTGGTTGAATTTTATGCAGCTATGGAAGAACTCAATTTAACCAAACAAGTTGCGACATTTAGTATTTCAGAATTTGGTAGATCGCTTACATCCAATGGTAATGGAACTGATCATGCATGGGGCGGAAATTCATTCATCATTGGTGGTGATTTAAATGGTTCCAGAATTTTTGGTGACTACCCGGCCTTGGATTTGGAAAGTGATTTAAATATTTACGATGGTGTAGTCATTCCTACAACTTCTGTGGATCAATATTTTGGTGAACTCGCCTTGTGGATGGGCGTCATGCCTTCTGATATTTCCTATGTACTTCCTAATCTAAGTAATTTTTACAACATTAATTCAGGTAAAGCCCCTTTGGGTTTTCTTAAAATATAA